The nucleotide window CTTTCTGTGATCGGGTGTGTGAAGGCCATCATGCAGAGCAGCAACTGGACACCGTGGAGCAGCACTGTGTGCATGGCCTTTCCCACCGACGCCCTGTCCTGTCGCAGCTTCCTGGTCTCCAGCAGGATCCTCATGTAGGTGAACAGGATGATGGCCGCCACCCCGGCAAAGAACAACCCGTTGAGGGTGACCTTGAACAGAGTCTGTATTGGCGAGGTGCTCAGGACCACAGTTTTACACAGCACGggggtggacaggaagtcaacGCCAGGCTGGACCTTGCCCAAGGAGTAATCTACTATGGGCAGGATGCTGCTGACCAGCCACAGGACCAGGATGATGATCCATATGCGGTCTGAACGCCAGGCAGGTGGGCACTGCAGGGGGTAGAAGATGGCCACGTAGCGCTCCAGTGACATTGTGGCTAGGATCAAAGGTGTGTTCTGGAAGGTGGCGGTGGAGAAGAAGAGCAGAGGCATGCAGTAGACACTGGCGATGCGTACCTGGCCCATcacgaggaggaagagcagcacGGAGGTAAGGAGCTGCAGGGTGTCATTGATCAACATGTAGGCGAACAGGATGTAACGTGAACTCTCCAGGAACTGTCTGTGAGATGCAAAGATGTGTAGCATGATCACAATGCAGTAGAGGAAGATGCAGAAGAATGGgatgaccacacacaccttgacgATCACAGACAGGTTGGCACTGCCTGACGTCTCGTTCAGATTCTGCATTTTTCACCGAGACCCAAAGAGCCCACAATGGAAATCTGGAAAAACAAGTTGACACTAtggattaaaaaaaattgaagaTATTGTTTTCTGCATGTTATCCAAAATGACTTTAACCCTACCTGAGAACATCCTCTCCAGACAGTGTTTGGACTTGATGTAGATTTTATACATTCATGACTGCATATTGCTCCTATTCGGTTCTTTAATTTTCCTACCCTCCCTCCAATATGACAGTCTCTTGATTTCTCCCGGGACAGATTAATTTCATGCCATTGTCATTGTGAATCAAGTTTGTAATTAAAGCTAAACTTCCTTAGCAGGTGAAGTGCTCAATGAAGGATGACAAAATACTTTTCAAGGGTTTAATTAACCAATGTCAACGTTGATTTAGTAAAGACTGATCAATTAAATGATCCATTTGACAAAGTAAAAAAGCAATAGTTAATATCTATTATTTAGCTGTTTCATTAACTACTATTGTAATTGCCTTCACTTTTGCTTGCCGCTTTTTACCTTTCCACATACAGAAGGCCTACATCAATAGTTTACCTTACAACATTTTTTTATCTGTTCAATGGCATCCATGCTTTGGAGTGAATACTGTATTATCGATCAAATAATGTATATGATTTATTTAAttgttttacagtgttttttttttttttttttaaagggttaATATACAGAAGGCCCTAAAAATGAAAGGCCAACCCCCTGAACGGGgactgtttttgttgttgtagagaGCATGATGAAACCTTATGTCACCACGGTTTGTTTACTCTTGATGGGGATGGATCGTATTGGATGAGGAGAAAGGAGTCTCAAGATGTCCCCAGTGGACAGTTAGGGAGCTGTCCCCATGTTCCCTGATTAGAAATTAACCAGACTAGTAGATAATTACCAGAGAGCTCCAGAGTCTAGTCTAATTGTGCAACCTTATGTTTTATTTAGTTTGATAAACAATTTGACTCTGTGGACAGCAGCATATTGGAGCCTTCTTTATGTAACTCATGCGTCAGTAATGAAGTCAGCTGGGGCTAGACCAGGGCTTGACCAGAGTGATATTTTTCAAAGGGGTAATTTCAAACCTTTATGCAATTTATTTTAACACGATACAGCGTGCACACAGCATTAAGGCCTATatgaaattgtgttggtcaTTACGCACTATTTGAGCCTGCCCTTGCGGCACTATTCACGGACAATCTTGCatgacgttgcgttggtacatttagcctacagattgaccggtcattctgcacaacactaTAGGCTCTCAAAAGCTTTGGTTTATTAGTTTGTGATTGCATTCCCCACAGCATGCGGAACTTGTCATAAAGTTAGCGATAACAAAGCCCACCCATTTAGAGAGAAGATATGATTGGTCAATTTTACTGTCAATGGAAATTAGTCTTTCATGGTATTACTATTAATCGTCCCTCTGTAAATTCATAGctggaccaccaatcacagagctgcATAGCATTTTCCTCCCAACAACGGAGCCTGCAAAATTCTGATAGGGTGACAACAGGggattttttcatttaactctTCACAACACAAACTGAACAGACAAGATTGAAGGgtttatttaaaaaacattGTCCTTAGATTGTCAAATTATGAATAGATAAAATACAATTTGAACAGATtacttttaatatatatattttatataatatattttgTAACTATATTAGGCCCTTCCTGAGGGCTTAGAGGGCCCTGACGGTTCGCCCCTGCTGTACGACAAAGCCAATAACTGCATTAAAACCATCAGGAAATAGTTATTAAATTGCCTTAATCAAAGATGCATTATTCCAAGACAGAAAGTCGGCACACAGCTAAGGACTGTAACATGTAGGCTGGCTAGACTGTACAATGTAGACTCATATAAGGAGCACTACACCCGTGGAATTGATCAGACAAACGGATTACAAATGTATGGTTTGTAGCTACTCAATTTCAGCACACAATTACAGAACAGTAGAAGCCTCCATCTACTTTAGTTACAATATCATGCTGAGGAAAGTTTCTATATCGTTGAAAACTGTGCAGTTACCCAGAGTTTTTTGTGGTACAGATTTTGTTAATATACATGTGACACTCATGCCTGCTACAATGCTGCAATTTCCCTTTGGGTATCTATAAAGTACCAACTACTATATCCTTGTATCATCATTCTGCCCACATTCCACTGTTGTTTTTTCTAACAATTACCATCCAGAACTTAGACCAAACCCAGGGAGGGTAGTCTAGAACACAGTCATCTACCCCTGTGCTTGGCCAAGACCCTGGTTCTGGGTGCGACCGTGTATGACCAGCAAGGGACAGCTCTCCTCATGTGGACTCTGATATTCTCGTCCCGCAGGCCGTAGATGAGCGGGCTGAGGAAGCGAGGCAGCAGGATGAAGCAGAAGTAATTAAAGAAGGATATGTGCTCCCTCGGCCAGCCAACCTGCAGCACAATCACGCTTTCTGTGATCGGGTGTGTGAAGGCCATCATGCAGAGCAGCAACTGGACACCGTGGAGCAGCACTGTGTGCATGGCCTTTCCCACCGACGCCCTGTCCTGTCGCAGCTTCCTGGTCTCCAGCAGGATC belongs to Hypomesus transpacificus isolate Combined female chromosome 15, fHypTra1, whole genome shotgun sequence and includes:
- the or95a1 gene encoding odorant receptor 129-1, with amino-acid sequence MQNLNETSGSANLSVIVKVCVVIPFFCIFLYCIVIMLHIFASHRQFLESSRYILFAYMLINDTLQLLTSVLLFLLVMGQVRIASVYCMPLLFFSTATFQNTPLILATMSLERYVAIFYPLQCPPAWRSDRIWIIILVLWLVSSILPIVDYSLGKVQPGVDFLSTPVLCKTVVLSTSPIQTLFKVTLNGLFFAGVAAIILFTYMRILLETRKLRQDRASVGKAMHTVLLHGVQLLLCMMAFTHPITESVIVLQVGWLREHISFFNYFCFILLPRFLSPLIYGLRDENIRVHMRRAVPCWSYTVAPRTRVLAKHRGR